The DNA window ctattataactattatacctactataactattataactactataactactataacttttataactattatacctactataactactataactattataactactatacctactataactattataactattataactattatacctactataactattataactactataactactataactactataactactataactattatacctactataactattataactattatacctactataactattataactattatacctactataactattatacctactataactattataactactataactactataactattataactattatacctactataactattataactactataactactataactattataactattatacctactataactattataactattataactattatacctactaccactactataactattttaactactataactattatacctactataactattatacctactttGACTACTATAACTACTTTGACTACAGATATTAATACTATGTCTACTGTGACTAACACCATTACAACAGACCTTTGTGGAATTACTAGCCTGTGTTTATCAGATTGTGTTTATAATCAGTGGTTCCCAGACATTGCTGTGCCATGACCCAACAAGGGCCATTTAAATGTTGATCCATCGGATAATGGAAGCGATGTGGTTGACCAGAACTAGAATTTAAGTGGGTGACCCTCCAAAATACTCATTGCTTGGTAAACATTACCACTGACTTGCATCAACAAAATGGCCCTGTCCCATTTGGGGGCACATTACATTATGTTTATGATATTAAAACGTACACTGAATGTCGAGCTGGAGCGTTGTTGAATTGTCCGATCCGTGTTGATTTTTAGCTATGCAGAAGTACTGTGTATTACCATTGACATTAGCTACTGTGTACATCTGTTCAACTCCTATTACACTGCGTGTTTCGCTCTCGTCGACTGAGTACCAGTTATAGCTGGACACTGGTGGGTTGGCATCACTGATGCAGGTCAGAGTCACTGAACTGTCCTTCAATACTGGACCAGAGGAATTCACTGATACTGACGTGTTTCTGGGGGGATCTGGAGAGATAGATTGGTATCTGCATTAATACAgaacaagaagaacaagaagaataagaaaaaaagaagaagaagaagaagaagaagaagaagaaaaataacaagaagaagaacaagaagaagaagaacaacaagaagaacaagaagaacaagaagaagaagaaaaataacaagaagaagaacaacaagaagaagaacaacaagaagaagaacaacaagaagaacaagaagaacaagaagaagaagaacaacaacaacaacaacaacaagaacaagaagaagaacaagaagaaaaataacaagaagaagaacaagaagaagaagaagaagaagaacaacaacaacaacaacaagaagaacaagaagaagaacaagaagaacaagaagaaaaataacaagaacaagaagaagaagaagaagaacaacaagcagaacaagaagaagaagaacaacaacaacaacaacaacaagaagaagaagaacaacaacaacaacaagaagaagaacaacaacaataagaacaagaagaagaacaagaagaagaacaagaagaacaacaacaacaagaagaagaacaacaacaataagaacaagaagaagaacaagaacaGCATTGTTGAATAACTGCCAAAAATGTTTGCCGATGGTTGAATTGgtattgtagctacagtatacatacactgTACAACCACTTCTATCAGCGTTGAGTTCTGTCCTCCGTGGTCGTTTCTGCCCTCACAGTAAAACTGGTGGACTTCTGCAGACACACTGGTCTCTAGCCTCGTCCCAACCCCAAGCCGTGTCGCCTGGTCTCCCTTCACACTGTACCAGGTGAAGCTGCTTACTGGTGGGTTGCCATTGCTGCTGCAGGTCAGATTCACCATCGCACCATCAAACACGGGTCCAGATGGGGtgactgacacagacatggtttTAGGACCATCTGGAGGGAAATAGACAATACACATGTTATATTGTATGTGTGACTCAAGGCTTCATTAGCCTCCTGAGCTAAAGCCTTTTTAACACCAGTATTATATAGGCTTATGTATCTTTACAGACTCGAGACTATGTTAGTCTACTGAGCTAAACCCTtgtgagtgaacagctaaaatacTTTTTATTTACTAGCTCTATTTTTCATCAATATACCAATCGGGCTTCatgaagaagcatagcacaattacagcagccatgaaggttttaaatgatatcactgaagcccttgacaaaaaacagcactgtgtctcactttttatcgatctctctaaggcttttgatacagttgtcgagtgtaggtctttcggagcatgcagttgcatggtttgctaaccatctgtctgatagaactcagtgcactctgTTGGATGGGctcatgtctgttaaattgtctgtctgtaatggtgtgccccaaggctctgtacttggtcctctcttattcactatttatataaattatttagacaaaaatgtccaaaatgcacaacttcatttttatgctgatgatactgttatttactgttactgtctcttacaaaagctttccagaacatgcaatctgctttttatactgttcaacataccttgtgtcaattgaagcttatcctcaatactgacaaaactaaactaatggtgttttctaatgccAGAGATAGACCTCTGAACTTTTCACCTGTTATTACCTgacagggcaaggagattgaggttgtaacctcatataaatatcttggaatatTTTAATTGATGaaggcctctcttttaaattgcatattcaacagcTTTCAAAGAAATgtaagctgaaattgggattttattttaggattaaggcctgtttttcttttgaagccagaaggaggctagtatcagctacatttatgcctttactagactatggggatattttatatatgaatgcttccgctcagtgtttgagatcaattgacactctttaccatggcactttgagatttattttaaactgcaaaacccttacgcaccactgcactttgtataccagggttggctggccttctctagtcactcgtaggctcagtcactggtatactttcatttacaaagccattttgggtttactacctttttatttgggcatttttattgttcataaATGTGGTGGGTcgtctcttcgttcgctggactttatcctgctaactgttccaaatgtcagaactgaatttggtaaaagggcttttatgtcctctgcaccatcgtcttggaaccccttaaaaaatacttttaaactggaagaacttgtcccgattggtgtttttaaatcactgatgaaggattttgaggctgattccctgacctgtcaatgtttttaattagctgttttgtgattttgttatactcttgtgaattcaatggtttttactagattacttgtagtttttcatgttgtttgtctgtaatttgtgtaatgacttggtgctgcctatcttggccaggacgctcttgaaaaaaatattttatatctcaatgagctggttaaataaaggttacatttttaaaaagacatAAAGCCTTGTTGATATTTATAATATAAGTGACATTTAAGCAGACACTTTTAGCCAAAGCAACTTaaagtcatgcgtgcatacatttaaCATATGGGTGGTCCCCCCCGGGAACTGAACCTACAACTCTGAACGGAGGGAGtgctatgctctaccaactgagataCAGAGGGCCACAGACAAGCTTACTGTACTCTGGTTCCTTGAACTTACACCACACAGTTACTTTAGTGATCGTTGAATTATGTGCTCCACACATATTCTTGGCTTCACAGTAGAAGAGGGTATTGTCCGCCCAGATTTTGGTCCTCAGGACCGGCCCATAGCCTGTAGATCTGGTGTCACCCGCTCTCACTGAGTACCAGCGGTAGCTGTTCCCTGGTGGGTTGGCatcactgctgcaggtcagagtcaCTGAACTGCCCTCTAACACTTCGCCAGAGGGAATCACAGATACTGACGTGTTCCTGGGAGGATCTGGaaggaaaataaacaaaaaaattatCATCTTATCATGTCA is part of the Oncorhynchus clarkii lewisi isolate Uvic-CL-2024 chromosome 10, UVic_Ocla_1.0, whole genome shotgun sequence genome and encodes:
- the LOC139419373 gene encoding B-cell receptor CD22-like: MKGAERLIFLGWLLTGTLCQGGVEGTVCTNPPRNTSVSVIPSGEVLEGSSVTLTCSSDANPPGNSYRWYSVRAGDTRSTGYGPVLRTKIWADNTLFYCEAKNMCGAHNSTITKVTVWYGPKTMSVSVTPSGPVFDGAMVNLTCSSNGNPPVSSFTWYSVKGDQATRLGVGTRLETSVSAEVHQFYCEGRNDHGGQNSTLIEVVVQYPPRNTSVSVNSSGPVLKDSSVTLTCISDANPPVSSYNWYSVDESETRSVIGVEQMYTVANVNGNTQYFCIAKNQHGSDNSTTLQLDIQCTF